A window of Paenibacillus phoenicis genomic DNA:
GAGCCCCGCCATGGGCGCGGAGGAGTTCCTGCTTAGGATCAGCGTGGAGCCGTTCGAGGAATATTTGCGGGTTAGGGTTTACAATACGGGGATGGGCATCCCGGAGGAAGTGCTAGAGAAGCTGCACCGGATGATCGAAAGCGGCGGCGAGACGGAGGACCCTTTCTTCAAAAAGCATACCGGCATCTACAACGCCTACCGCCGGTTCGTTATCGTCTATGGCGAACAGGCGTACTTTCGGATCGACAGCTCGCCAGAAGAAGGCACGTGCGTGGAATTCCACTTGCCCGCGCGGCGGGAAGCGGAATGAATCTAGGAATTTTTACCGGTTGAAAAATACCGTTGCCGCATCGCCTCATACAGCAGCACGGACGCGGCCATCGCCACGTTCAGCGATTCGGCCTTGCCGCGCATCGGGATCAGCAGCCCGTCGTCCATGAACTCGCGGACCGCCGGGCTAAGGCCGCCGCCCTCGCTGCCGAAGAGCAGCCACACGGGCTGCGTGAAATCGTAGGCGAAGCAGTTCGCCGCCGCCTGCAGGCTGGTGCCGGCCAGCCGGATGCCCAGCTGCTTCGCCTGCGGCAGCACCTCTGCCAGGTCGGCATGCACGACCGGCAGGTGGAACAGCGAGCCCATGGTGGCGCGCAGCACCTTGGGCCCGTAGATGTCGGCGCAGCCAGCGCCGACGATGACCCCGTCCGCCGCGACCGCATCGGCGCTGCGGATGATCGTGCCGACGTTGCCGGGGTCCTGCACACCGTCGAGCACGACCACCAAGCTCCGCTCCTTCGCAAGGAGCGGAGCGACCGTCCCGCGGTCCTTGCGCACGACCGCGAACACCGGCTGCGGCGACTTCGTATCGCTGCACTTGGCGATCACGGCGCTGGACACGCCGATCCAGTCGACGTCCAGCCCGGCGGACGCCGCCGCCTGCAGTTCGACCGGAATGCCGTGCTCGAGGTCATAGCAGACGCATTCCACGTCCGCCCGCGACTGCAACGCCTCCTGCACGAGGTGAATGCCCTCAATCAGATATTTCCCTTGCTTGTCCCGATTTTTCTTCTCAAGCAGCCCCGCCCATTCCTTGACGCGGGGGTTCTGTGCAGACAAAATTTCCATATCTTTTCCATCCTTAACATGGTTTAAAAAATGATCCGTCGCTCACGAAGCGAGGCTCGTCTTACTCCTCCGCGTAAGCCAACTCGAGCTTCGTCAAGTCGCCCTTCTCGCCGACGATGACGAGTACGTCCTCCTCCGTCAGCGAGACCGTGGCCGCCGGGGAGATGTTCATTTTGCTGCCCCGTTTGATCGCCATCACGTTACAGCCAAACCGGGCGCGAATATCCAGTTCCTTCAGATTCTTGCCGATCATCTGTGAGCTGACGCGCATCTCCACGATGCTGTACTCGTCGGACAATTCGATGTAATCCAAGACGTTCGGTGAAGTCAGATGATGTGCCACCCGAAGCCCCATATCCCGTTCCGGGAAAATGACCTTATCGGCCCCTATTTTCTGCAATACTTTGCCATGCAATTCGTTTTGCGCCTTCACCACAATGAGCGGCCCGCCCATGTCTTTGAGGATCAGCGTGGTTAAAATGCTGGCCTGGATGTCTTCACCGATCGCCACGACAACGACGTCAAAATTCCGAATCCCCAGTGCGCGCAGCGCATCTTCATCGGTGGAATCTGCGGTTACCGCGTGCGTGACCAGATTCGCCACGGCTTGCGTATGATGTTCATCCGCATCGATCGCCAGTACGTCAAAGCCCATGCTGCTGAGTGCCGTTGCCACACTTAAACCGAATCGGCCCATACCGATCACGGCAAACTGTTTTTTGGCTGCATTTGCCATGCTCTCACCACCCATCCATTTTCCATCCGATTTAGTATACCACAATCCCCCGAAGAGATTTGGTTAAACCCTGCAAAACGGGTCGTTTTTCAACACCCCTGCGCATTATCCCAGTTCCAATCGGGCAAATTAACACCGGGCAAGTCACATATTTCAAGGAGGGAAACTACGTGCCATCCATTACACTCGACCTGCGTCAAGCGATTATGCACAAAATTCACGGCAAAGACGAGCAAGGGCTGCGGGAGATGATCGAAGGTTCGATCGACGCTCAGGAAGCCGCACTGCCGGGTCTTGGCGTCGTCTTCGAAACGATCTGGAAGCATATCGATACGTCCAAACAAAATGAACTGGTATCCGTGCTCAAGCAGCAAGTGGATCAGGCTAGCCTCAAACCATTGAAATAGAACTGCCCGCTACAACAA
This region includes:
- a CDS encoding TrmH family RNA methyltransferase; translation: MEILSAQNPRVKEWAGLLEKKNRDKQGKYLIEGIHLVQEALQSRADVECVCYDLEHGIPVELQAAASAGLDVDWIGVSSAVIAKCSDTKSPQPVFAVVRKDRGTVAPLLAKERSLVVVLDGVQDPGNVGTIIRSADAVAADGVIVGAGCADIYGPKVLRATMGSLFHLPVVHADLAEVLPQAKQLGIRLAGTSLQAAANCFAYDFTQPVWLLFGSEGGGLSPAVREFMDDGLLIPMRGKAESLNVAMAASVLLYEAMRQRYFSTGKNS
- a CDS encoding potassium channel family protein — its product is MANAAKKQFAVIGMGRFGLSVATALSSMGFDVLAIDADEHHTQAVANLVTHAVTADSTDEDALRALGIRNFDVVVVAIGEDIQASILTTLILKDMGGPLIVVKAQNELHGKVLQKIGADKVIFPERDMGLRVAHHLTSPNVLDYIELSDEYSIVEMRVSSQMIGKNLKELDIRARFGCNVMAIKRGSKMNISPAATVSLTEEDVLVIVGEKGDLTKLELAYAEE
- the sspI gene encoding small acid-soluble spore protein SspI, whose amino-acid sequence is MPSITLDLRQAIMHKIHGKDEQGLREMIEGSIDAQEAALPGLGVVFETIWKHIDTSKQNELVSVLKQQVDQASLKPLK